The Lysobacter sp. genome includes a window with the following:
- a CDS encoding ankyrin repeat domain-containing protein gives MKKDRPDVDRAGRTALHYAALNGDLAETVRLLASGLDPRATDDNGFTPLHFATQSSSIPVSEALLSAGAEINAVDRNGNSPLSNAVFYSGGKGSLIALLINAGADPDLKNFHGVSPIGLAQTMANPDLIKFFDPA, from the coding sequence ATGAAGAAAGATCGCCCAGACGTTGACCGAGCAGGTCGAACCGCGCTCCATTACGCCGCCTTGAACGGAGACCTTGCAGAGACCGTTAGGTTACTTGCTTCTGGCTTAGATCCGCGGGCCACAGATGACAATGGTTTCACCCCGCTCCATTTCGCGACTCAATCCAGTTCAATTCCTGTAAGTGAAGCGCTGCTCTCAGCTGGTGCTGAGATCAACGCGGTCGATCGGAATGGCAACAGCCCTCTCTCAAATGCTGTTTTCTATTCCGGCGGAAAAGGTAGTCTTATCGCCCTACTCATCAATGCTGGCGCCGACCCTGATTTGAAGAATTTCCACGGCGTTTCACCGATCGGCCTTGCCCAGACCATGGCAAATCCAGATTTGATCAAGTTCTTTGATCCGGCGTAG
- a CDS encoding cyclodeaminase/cyclohydrolase family protein translates to MAQELIKLPTDQLLTKFGSGGHKPGSGSAAALLGLVACKLTQTVVSLSAGRDQYQGVEAQLTLANQDVLDGIEPVLLAAVQEDSEQFDRVIQARRLRDAEADKAKKRQLSEKALSELRDATEIPIRIAETCLHLAEKAIVVFDLGFKAARGDSGVAISSALAGSSGAISIIYLNLTSFKGGEWAIQTRKKADDLSQRTQALQLQLLERITRLQQEVILREGQG, encoded by the coding sequence ATGGCCCAAGAACTGATCAAGCTTCCAACTGACCAACTACTTACAAAATTCGGCTCCGGCGGTCACAAACCCGGATCAGGAAGTGCTGCGGCGTTGCTTGGTCTTGTCGCCTGCAAGCTGACTCAGACTGTTGTGTCTTTGTCAGCTGGCAGGGATCAGTATCAAGGTGTTGAGGCTCAGTTAACTCTGGCAAACCAAGACGTTCTTGACGGTATAGAACCCGTACTGTTGGCTGCCGTGCAAGAAGATTCAGAACAATTCGACCGGGTGATACAGGCACGTCGTCTAAGAGATGCAGAAGCAGACAAAGCAAAGAAGAGGCAACTTTCTGAAAAGGCATTAAGCGAGCTAAGGGATGCAACTGAAATTCCAATTCGCATTGCTGAGACATGCCTGCATCTTGCAGAAAAAGCTATCGTTGTTTTTGATCTTGGGTTCAAAGCTGCACGAGGCGATTCAGGCGTAGCCATAAGTTCAGCTCTTGCGGGTTCTTCTGGCGCAATCTCCATAATTTATCTCAATCTAACAAGTTTCAAAGGCGGTGAATGGGCTATTCAGACCAGAAAAAAAGCTGACGATCTATCTCAGAGAACTCAAGCTTTGCAGCTACAGCTGCTGGAACGAATAACTCGCCTCCAACAAGAGGTGATACTACGCGAGGGTCAGGGCTAA